Proteins encoded by one window of Salvia splendens isolate huo1 chromosome 5, SspV2, whole genome shotgun sequence:
- the LOC121804967 gene encoding diacylglycerol O-acyltransferase 3-like: MDASAMALQQPIRFPNTAAASSSTKELGNYAGNLVRLRRGRTKNRVLSSGFGDRGHLQYYNSSFDSEEGVSGRRMSVMNGKEVKSVKEKSVKKMKKQLKLLKGLSRDLSTFSQMGFGMDSDSSLVDQIKGNMITEATQLLLEQLQKVKAEEKEAKKRIKEEKARMKAAARAQIGANCEMSSSSSSSSESSDSECGEVFDMSSLKCATPTKTILQEAKVVVEEETAPSYPTPIIPSIPPSFEADAAPASLLPSPEEEQPSSSSSVQDISCSVSPSCSKKIEVCMGGKCKKSGAGALLEEFRRAVGIEGAVSGCKCMGKCRDGPNVKVVGQESSSSLCIGVGLEDVNVIMANFIDEHQQIGFAAAS; this comes from the exons ATGGACGCCTCTGCCATGGCTCTCCAGCAACCGATTCGCTTTCCAAACACCGCCGCTGCTTCATCGTCGACGAAAGAACTCGGGAATTATGCTGGTAATCTCGTTCGATTGCGGCGGGGGAGGACTAAAAACAGAGTATTGTCATCTGGATTCGGTGATCGGGGTCATCTCCAATACTATAACTCTAGCTTCGATTCCGAGGAGGGGGTTTCAGGGAGGAGGATGAGTGTGATGAATGGGAAGGAAGTGAAGAGCGTTAAGGAGAAGtcggtgaagaagatgaagaagcaGTTGAAATTGCTTAAGGGATTGTCTCGGGATTTGTCAACCTTTTCTCAGATGGGATTTGGAATGGATTCTGATAGCTCGCTCGTTGATCAGATTAAAGGAAACATGATCACA GAAGCAACACAGCTTTTGCTGGAGCAGCTGCAGAAGGTGAAGGCAGAAGAGAAAGAAGCTAAAAAAAGAATCAAAGAAGAGAAAGCAAGAATGAAGGCTGCAGCTCGAGCACAAATTGGGGCTAACTGCGAGATGTCATCATCATCAAGTTCTTCCTCCGAATCAAGCGACAGTGAATGCGGAGAAGTCTTCGACATGAGTAGCCTCAAGTGCGCAACACCTACAAAAACCATCTTACAAGAAGCCAAGGTTGTGGTGGAGGAGGAGACAGCTCCATCATATCCAACTCCGATCATACCATCCATTCCACCCTCGTTCGAAGCTGATGCTGCACCAGCCTCTCTTCTCCCCTCGCCCGAGGAGGAGCAGCCTAGCTCTTCAAGCAGTGTGCAGGATATAAGCTGCTCCGTTTCTCCATCTTGCTCGAAGAAGATTGAGGTGTGTATGGGAGGCAAGTGCAAGAAATCAGGCGCAGGTGCTCTGCTGGAAGAGTTCAGGAGAGCTGTGGGGATTGAAGGTGCAGTCTCAGGGTGCAAATGTATGGGGAAATGCAGGGATGGCCCTAATGTGAAGGTCGTGGGGCAGGAGTCGTCGAGCTCTTTGTGCATCGGTGTAGGGTTGGAGGATGTGAATGTGATCATGGCAAATTTCATTGATGAACATCAGCAAATTGGTTTTGCTGCTGCATCTTGA